One window of the Ictidomys tridecemlineatus isolate mIctTri1 chromosome 11, mIctTri1.hap1, whole genome shotgun sequence genome contains the following:
- the Ufc1 gene encoding ubiquitin-fold modifier-conjugating enzyme 1 isoform X1 — MADEATRRVVSEIPVLKTNAGPRDRELWVQRLKEEYQSLIRYVENNKNADNDWFRLESNKEGTRWFGKCWYIHDLLKYEFDIEFDIPITYPTTAPEIAVPELDGKTAKMYRGGKICLTDHFKPLWARNVPKFGLAHLMALGLGPWLAVEIPDLIQKGVIQHKEKCNQ; from the exons ATGGCGGACGAGGCCACACGGCGTGTTGTGTCTGAGATTCCAGTGCTGAAAACTAATGCCGGACCCCGAGATCGGGAGTTGTGGGTACAGCGACTAAAGGAGGAATACCAGTCTCTTATCCGG TATGTAGAGAACAACAAGAATGCAGACAATGATTGGTTCCGTCTGGAGTCCAACAAGGAAGGTACCCG GTGGTTTGGAAAATGCTGGTACATCCATGACCTCCTCAAATATGAGTTTGACATCGAATTTGAT ATTCCTATCACATATCCCACTACTGCTCCAGAAATTGCAGTCCCTGAGCTGGATGGAAAAACAGCCAAGATGTACAG GGGTGGCAAAATATGCCTGACTGATCACTTCAAACCCTTGTGGGCCAGGAATGTGCCCAAGTTTGGACTAGCTCATCTCATGGCCCTGGGG CTGGGTCCATGGCTGGCAGTGGAAATTCCTGATCTGATTCAGAAGGGTGTGATCCAGCACAAAGAGAAATGCAACCAGTGA
- the Ufc1 gene encoding ubiquitin-fold modifier-conjugating enzyme 1 isoform X2, which translates to MIGRVAKGLQYVENNKNADNDWFRLESNKEGTRWFGKCWYIHDLLKYEFDIEFDIPITYPTTAPEIAVPELDGKTAKMYRGGKICLTDHFKPLWARNVPKFGLAHLMALGLGPWLAVEIPDLIQKGVIQHKEKCNQ; encoded by the exons ATGATCGGCCGCGTAGCAAAGGGCTTGCAG TATGTAGAGAACAACAAGAATGCAGACAATGATTGGTTCCGTCTGGAGTCCAACAAGGAAGGTACCCG GTGGTTTGGAAAATGCTGGTACATCCATGACCTCCTCAAATATGAGTTTGACATCGAATTTGAT ATTCCTATCACATATCCCACTACTGCTCCAGAAATTGCAGTCCCTGAGCTGGATGGAAAAACAGCCAAGATGTACAG GGGTGGCAAAATATGCCTGACTGATCACTTCAAACCCTTGTGGGCCAGGAATGTGCCCAAGTTTGGACTAGCTCATCTCATGGCCCTGGGG CTGGGTCCATGGCTGGCAGTGGAAATTCCTGATCTGATTCAGAAGGGTGTGATCCAGCACAAAGAGAAATGCAACCAGTGA